CCGAACTTGGCGTTATTGACGTGGCGCCACAGGAAATCGCGCTGATCCCGCGCGGGCTGGTCTACCGTGTCGAGGTGCTGGAAGGTCCGGCGCGCGGGTTTGTCTGCGAAAACTACGGCCAGAAGTTCGAACTGCCGGGCCGGGGCCCGATCGGGGCGAACTGCATGGCAAACCGCCGTGATTTCAAAACGCCCGTTGCGGCCTTCGAAGACCGCGAAGTACCGTCGACCATGACCATCAAATGGTGCGGCCAGTTCCACCGCTGCGAGATCCCGCATTCGCCGCTGGACGTGGTGGCGTGGCACGGCAATTACGCGCCCTGCAAATACGATCTGCGCAACTACTGTCCGGTCGGCTCGATCCTCTTCGACCATCCGGATCCGTCGATCTATACCGTGCTGACCGCGCCGTCGGGCATGGAAGGGACCGCAAACATCGATTTCGTGCTGTTTCGCGATCGCTGGAACGTGGCCGAGGATACCTTCCGCCCGCCATGGTACCACAAGAACGTCATGTCCGAACTCATGGGCAACATCCACGGCCAGTATGACGCCAAGCCGCAGGGCTTTGTTCCGGGTGGCATGAGCCTGCACAACTGCATGCTGCCGCACGGTCCCGACCGCGAGGCCTTCGAGGGCGCGTCGAATGCGGATCTCAAGCCGCAGAAGCTGGAAAATACCATGTCGTTCATGTTCGAGACACGTTTCCCGCAGCACCTGACGGAATTCGCGGCCAAAGAGGCGCCGTTGCAGGACGACTATGTCGATTGCTGGGACGGGCTGGAAAAGAAATTCGACGGCACCCCGGGGGTAAAATGACCGATCTGAAGAAGAGCTGGGTCGCCAGCGCAAACGCCGCCGACACCGATTTCCCGCTCAACAACCTGCCTTACGGTGTGTTTTCGACCGATGCGCTGTCGCCCCGCTGCGGCGTGGCCATCGGCGACAGCATCCTTGATGTGGCGCGCGCCGAAGAGGCGGGGCTGACCGGAACAGATGGGCTGTTGCAGGATGCGAAATGGAACCCGCTGATGGCCGCGGGCCCAGACGTGTGGTCTGCCTTCCGTGCGCGTCTGGCAGCCTTGCTCGCCGAGGGGGCGGAGGATCGTGACGCGGTCGAACCGCTGCTCGTGCCCATGTCCGCCGCCACGCTGCATCTGCCGATCGAAGTCGCCGAATACACCGATTTCTACGCTGGCAAACAGCACGCGCAGAACGTGGGCACGATGTTTCGCGGCCCCGAAAACGCGTTGCCGCCGAACTGGCTCCACATCCCGATCGGCTACAACGGGCGCGCCTCGACGGTGGTTGTGTCGGGCACGGACATCCGGCGCCCCATGGGCCAGACCAAAGCCAAGGACGCAACCGCGCCCAGCTTCGGGCCCTGTCAGCGGCTCGACATCGAGCTGGAGATGGGCGCAATCGTAGGCTCACCCTCTGCGATGGGCGAACCGGTCACTGTGGCCCAGGCGCGCGAGATGATCTTTGGCTATGTGCTGCTCAACGACTGGTCAGCGCGGGA
Above is a genomic segment from Sulfitobacter sp. HNIBRBA3233 containing:
- the hmgA gene encoding homogentisate 1,2-dioxygenase, with the translated sequence MNEQSHPSEYLQFAKGQGTTEGYMPGFGNDFETEALPGALPQGMNSPQKVNYGLYGEQLSGTAFTAPSHQNERTWCYRIRPSVRHQGRYERIDLPYWKTAPHIPQDVTSLGQYRWDPVPHSDTGLTWLTGMRTMTSAGDVNTQTGMASHIYLVTESMKDSYFYSADGEMLVVPQEGRLRFATELGVIDVAPQEIALIPRGLVYRVEVLEGPARGFVCENYGQKFELPGRGPIGANCMANRRDFKTPVAAFEDREVPSTMTIKWCGQFHRCEIPHSPLDVVAWHGNYAPCKYDLRNYCPVGSILFDHPDPSIYTVLTAPSGMEGTANIDFVLFRDRWNVAEDTFRPPWYHKNVMSELMGNIHGQYDAKPQGFVPGGMSLHNCMLPHGPDREAFEGASNADLKPQKLENTMSFMFETRFPQHLTEFAAKEAPLQDDYVDCWDGLEKKFDGTPGVK
- the fahA gene encoding fumarylacetoacetase: MTDLKKSWVASANAADTDFPLNNLPYGVFSTDALSPRCGVAIGDSILDVARAEEAGLTGTDGLLQDAKWNPLMAAGPDVWSAFRARLAALLAEGAEDRDAVEPLLVPMSAATLHLPIEVAEYTDFYAGKQHAQNVGTMFRGPENALPPNWLHIPIGYNGRASTVVVSGTDIRRPMGQTKAKDATAPSFGPCQRLDIELEMGAIVGSPSAMGEPVTVAQAREMIFGYVLLNDWSARDLQAWEYQPLGPFQAKAFATSISPWIVTAEALEPFEAATPDREVPLLPYLVEERPGLYDIDLSVEMNGHTIGHTNMRELYYSASQQLAHHASSGCAMRTGDLLGSGTISGPKPENYGSLLEMTWGGQNPIQIDGESRSFIEDGDTLTLKGHAQGNGYRVGFGACTGTILPAPDFYKETT